In the Clostridium beijerinckii genome, one interval contains:
- a CDS encoding efflux RND transporter permease subunit: MGLIKAAIRNKKIVLFLITIAILSGCYCYYIVPKQEMPDVSSPAAMITTVYPGGSPSDIESLVSKKVEEKVEEIDGYDYCESYSVNNASIVVVFLTNDCDKEKAWRDMRDKIKDLKSDLPDGCQDSDINTNLTETAGMILSVSGDNYTYEQLGNYADDIKKQLSNVSGISRFDIKGKQDNQVKVEVDLNKINKYPISFEDICGALKAQNVDIPSGNLDLKTGKMKVETPGSFTSLREIEDTVVNVSTDTGQTIRLKDIAKVYMGYDDDSSLKFTSNGENAVLLTGYFQDNKNIVLIGKDVTKKLDEIKKQLPPDLKIEQVTFQPKAVDESVSFFMENLRDGVILVVITVLIGMGFRNAMVVSAVIPISISMSFVAMNALGIKVQEMSTTALIIALGILVDDAIVIGDVVQVGIDEGMSGDEAAFHGIKKLFVPVFTSTLIIIGAFAPLLNIPGGAGEFLRTLPQVVMICIACSYLSALFVTPAMASIFFRKSKKVEKESIIKRFFHKLLNYGLKNKIKIIIICLCLFAVSIGLLNSIGTKFFPYADKDILYIDVANEKVDNIDSTSDLVKQVEDIVKSDEDVTSYTSAIGGAVPKFYITIPPLAPAKDKAQIMMNIDLNKTKKFSTRQELAEYLQSQIDSKISGGTATVKLLEQAMPTGAPIRIRLTGDDLEKLYSASDQIQEKLNGIPGTTNVRDDAAKKTYQYEVDIDSTKAVQHGLLKSDIEKQISIAIRGYAASVYRKNGSDYDILVKSNATSVEDLKNLQVKSSLAKNKVLLSEVATIKLDSQIDQIKHYKKDKTVTVYSDIKTGYNAVTVENALSPEINKMDIDGVNVIYDGEKHQIDLNFTSLGIAAAMCILIIYVILFVQFKSFVQPLIIMCALPLSLIGVTAGLLTFKMQLSLTAVMGIISLIGVVIRNGILLVEYIIEGRKEGLSIDEACLNAVSQRFRPIILSSVATITGLIPLAFSKSALFGPMSVTIIFGLASATFLTFVVVPVVYSLVNTRLEEISIKPDKPSVKSLKFWKKQG; the protein is encoded by the coding sequence ATGGGATTGATTAAAGCAGCTATTAGAAATAAAAAAATAGTATTATTTTTAATAACTATAGCTATTTTAAGTGGATGTTATTGCTATTATATTGTTCCTAAGCAGGAAATGCCAGATGTTTCATCTCCAGCAGCAATGATCACAACGGTTTATCCAGGAGGTTCTCCTAGTGATATAGAAAGTTTAGTTTCAAAAAAAGTTGAAGAAAAAGTTGAAGAAATAGATGGTTATGATTATTGTGAGTCTTACTCTGTAAATAATGCTTCAATAGTTGTTGTTTTCTTAACTAATGATTGTGATAAAGAGAAAGCATGGCGTGATATGAGAGATAAGATAAAAGATTTAAAATCAGATCTCCCAGATGGATGTCAGGATAGTGATATAAATACGAATCTTACAGAAACTGCTGGTATGATTCTAAGTGTATCTGGCGATAATTACACATATGAACAATTGGGAAATTATGCAGATGATATAAAGAAGCAGCTAAGCAATGTTAGTGGTATTTCAAGATTTGATATAAAGGGTAAGCAAGATAATCAGGTAAAAGTGGAAGTGGATTTAAATAAGATAAATAAATATCCAATTTCTTTTGAAGACATATGTGGAGCATTAAAAGCTCAAAATGTAGATATTCCTTCTGGAAATTTAGATTTAAAAACTGGGAAAATGAAAGTTGAGACACCTGGAAGTTTTACATCTCTTAGGGAAATAGAAGATACTGTGGTGAATGTTTCAACTGATACTGGACAAACTATTAGGCTTAAAGACATAGCCAAGGTTTATATGGGTTATGATGATGATTCTAGTCTTAAATTCACTAGCAATGGAGAAAATGCAGTATTGCTTACAGGTTATTTTCAAGATAATAAAAATATAGTTTTAATAGGTAAGGATGTAACAAAAAAGTTAGATGAGATAAAAAAACAATTACCACCAGATTTGAAAATAGAGCAAGTTACTTTTCAGCCTAAGGCTGTAGATGAATCAGTTTCTTTCTTTATGGAGAACCTTAGAGATGGTGTGATTCTGGTAGTTATAACTGTTTTAATAGGAATGGGATTTAGAAATGCAATGGTAGTATCAGCAGTAATTCCGATATCTATATCTATGTCATTTGTTGCTATGAATGCCCTTGGTATTAAGGTTCAGGAAATGTCTACCACAGCACTTATTATAGCTCTTGGAATATTAGTAGATGATGCCATTGTAATAGGCGATGTTGTGCAGGTAGGTATTGATGAAGGTATGTCTGGAGATGAAGCTGCTTTTCATGGTATTAAAAAATTATTTGTGCCTGTATTCACATCTACATTGATTATTATTGGTGCTTTTGCACCACTTTTAAATATACCTGGTGGAGCAGGAGAATTCTTAAGAACTTTGCCTCAGGTAGTAATGATATGTATTGCGTGTTCTTACTTATCAGCACTGTTTGTAACTCCTGCTATGGCATCTATATTTTTTAGAAAAAGTAAAAAAGTTGAGAAGGAAAGTATAATAAAAAGGTTTTTCCATAAACTTTTAAATTATGGACTTAAGAATAAAATAAAGATTATTATAATATGTTTATGTTTATTTGCAGTATCAATAGGATTGCTGAATTCAATAGGAACGAAGTTCTTTCCTTATGCAGATAAAGACATTCTTTATATAGATGTTGCTAATGAAAAAGTGGATAATATTGACAGCACGAGTGATTTAGTAAAACAAGTTGAAGATATAGTAAAATCAGATGAAGATGTTACAAGTTATACGTCAGCTATAGGTGGTGCTGTGCCTAAATTTTATATTACTATACCTCCTCTTGCACCAGCAAAAGATAAAGCTCAAATTATGATGAACATAGACCTAAATAAAACCAAAAAGTTCAGTACAAGACAAGAATTGGCTGAGTATTTACAAAGTCAAATAGATAGTAAAATATCTGGAGGTACTGCAACAGTAAAACTCTTGGAACAAGCAATGCCAACAGGTGCACCTATTCGTATAAGACTTACAGGAGATGATTTAGAGAAGCTTTATTCGGCTTCAGATCAAATACAAGAAAAATTAAATGGTATTCCAGGAACTACAAATGTAAGAGATGATGCAGCAAAAAAGACTTATCAATATGAAGTAGATATAGATAGTACTAAGGCAGTACAGCATGGTTTATTAAAATCTGATATAGAAAAGCAGATAAGCATTGCTATAAGAGGATATGCTGCTTCTGTATACAGAAAAAATGGAAGTGATTACGATATACTAGTTAAAAGTAATGCTACATCAGTTGAAGATTTAAAAAATTTACAAGTGAAATCCAGCCTTGCAAAAAACAAGGTATTGTTATCAGAAGTAGCAACTATAAAACTTGATTCACAGATAGACCAAATAAAACATTATAAGAAAGATAAAACTGTAACAGTATATAGCGATATAAAAACTGGTTATAATGCTGTTACCGTAGAAAATGCATTAAGTCCGGAAATAAATAAGATGGATATAGATGGTGTAAATGTTATTTATGATGGTGAGAAACATCAAATAGATTTGAATTTTACAAGTCTAGGTATAGCTGCAGCCATGTGTATACTAATAATTTATGTGATTTTATTTGTTCAATTTAAATCTTTTGTACAGCCACTTATAATAATGTGTGCACTTCCACTATCATTAATAGGAGTAACGGCAGGGCTTCTCACATTTAAGATGCAGCTATCTTTAACTGCTGTAATGGGAATAATAAGTTTAATTGGAGTAGTTATAAGAAATGGTATTCTGCTTGTGGAATATATAATTGAAGGAAGAAAAGAAGGTCTTTCTATAGATGAAGCATGCTTGAATGCTGTAAGTCAAAGATTCAGGCCGATAATACTAAGTTCTGTAGCAACTATTACAGGTCTTATACCACTTGCATTTTCAAAAAGTGCGTTATTTGGACCTATGTCTGTAACCATAATATTTGGACTTGCATCAGCTACTTTCCTTACATTCGTAGTTGTTCCAGTGGTTTATTCTTTAGTTAATACTAGGTTAGAGGAGATATCAATAAAGCCTGATAAGCCAAGTGTTAAATCACTGAAATTCTGGAAAAAGCAAGGATAA
- a CDS encoding efflux RND transporter periplasmic adaptor subunit, with protein sequence MNKKIIAICLVILNFTTLSGCSKNDKKIDAKTYPVKTVELQNQSHLSDLEYEGITGGSEVRKLSFKSPAKISKIYVVKGQKVKKGDNLVGLDKSDLNLAENAAKAQMDAAQAQYDKAVNGAQAEDINKAQIAVKNAQDEYNYCKDLYDKTVNLFQIKAATQQQVNDLKIKLDGSESQLNAAKETLTQLQNGTREEDKQAALAQVNAAKANYDSKVNLVQDASLVADEDGYVVDVLCKEGEMQQAGYPVILVRSDDQVITAGLSDDDVKKIQVGTKAEVKIDDTTTDGEIMNIVQAPDKQSGTYSAEIKILNPIDNDKYYVGQSVKVYIDNGEKSGIWIPITSILNDGQDYVYTVEDGRAVRKNVTLGDTNENEVCIDGLEVGENLITEGMKNIKAGYQVSAE encoded by the coding sequence ATGAATAAGAAGATAATAGCTATTTGTTTAGTAATTTTAAATTTTACAACATTAAGTGGATGCAGTAAAAATGATAAAAAAATAGATGCAAAAACTTATCCAGTGAAAACAGTAGAACTTCAAAATCAAAGCCATTTAAGTGATTTAGAATATGAGGGTATAACAGGAGGAAGTGAAGTAAGAAAGCTTTCCTTCAAAAGTCCAGCTAAAATTTCAAAAATATATGTTGTAAAAGGTCAAAAGGTGAAAAAAGGAGATAACCTGGTTGGTTTAGATAAAAGTGACTTAAATTTGGCAGAAAATGCTGCAAAAGCTCAAATGGATGCAGCTCAAGCCCAATATGATAAAGCAGTGAATGGAGCACAAGCCGAGGATATAAATAAAGCTCAGATAGCAGTAAAAAATGCTCAGGATGAGTATAATTACTGCAAGGATTTATATGATAAAACCGTTAATTTATTTCAAATAAAGGCAGCTACACAGCAGCAGGTTAACGATCTTAAAATTAAATTAGATGGTAGTGAAAGCCAGTTAAATGCAGCAAAGGAAACATTGACACAGCTTCAAAATGGAACAAGGGAAGAGGATAAGCAAGCAGCATTGGCACAGGTAAATGCTGCAAAAGCTAATTATGATTCAAAGGTTAATTTAGTTCAAGATGCATCTCTTGTAGCAGATGAAGATGGTTATGTAGTAGATGTCCTTTGTAAAGAAGGAGAAATGCAACAAGCTGGGTATCCAGTAATTTTAGTTAGAAGTGACGATCAAGTGATTACTGCAGGTTTATCAGATGATGATGTAAAGAAAATACAAGTAGGAACAAAAGCAGAAGTTAAAATAGATGACACTACTACTGATGGAGAAATTATGAATATAGTTCAAGCACCTGATAAACAAAGTGGAACTTACAGTGCAGAAATCAAAATTTTAAATCCAATAGATAATGATAAATATTACGTAGGTCAGTCTGTGAAAGTTTATATTGATAATGGAGAAAAGAGTGGCATATGGATTCCAATTACCAGCATTTTGAATGATGGACAAGATTATGTTTATACAGTGGAAGATGGACGTGCTGTTAGGAAAAATGTAACTTTAGGAGATACAAATGAAAATGAAGTATGCATAGATGGATTAGAAGTTGGAGAAAACCTTATTACTGAAGGTATGAAAAATATAAAAGCTGGATATCAGGTTTCAGCAGAATAA
- a CDS encoding TolC family protein, translated as MRPNIKNLIAVGILVSIINSSTAPVFATESASTESENISKHINRGENVSVGQGIHGHIDERVLKLTDAINAAISNSDKFALKSKQITYYRNKEDLQEKSTDFNKSLETDTHYSDDVYDYPYDKLELQEKQTKQSRDFMEDKISSDITNKYNDMVLKQIDIDKLKRNLELKKNDLTYLKGKLSLGMATENQVTDTEVELKSLQDDITAKENALSDAKDYFKVLTDLDLKNTYILDYDMDYVKFKIDGSVEEYIDDKLNSYFEYDDKILDLTKDYLKDLKDEGIKDIMNKDIPIAPKQSDYITTDANGNTTLDSGGLALASIAYEQKELKYYTDLKNYEAYLDGKYSYDESKVKLDDTKKSLKNILKQNYSTLLDIENKIDNLKEQINSTNTKLKFAKAQVDMGLMLQNDYDKQVIASEELDTALRKLIYIHNNLRDSIQKPWILSN; from the coding sequence ATGAGACCAAATATAAAAAATCTGATTGCTGTTGGAATTTTAGTAAGTATTATAAATAGTAGCACTGCACCAGTATTTGCAACAGAATCTGCATCTACCGAAAGTGAAAATATCTCAAAACATATTAATAGGGGGGAAAACGTAAGCGTTGGACAAGGTATACATGGGCATATAGATGAGAGAGTTCTAAAACTAACTGATGCAATAAATGCGGCAATAAGTAATAGTGATAAGTTTGCTTTAAAATCAAAACAAATAACCTATTATCGAAATAAGGAGGATCTTCAAGAAAAAAGCACTGATTTTAATAAATCCTTAGAAACAGATACCCATTACTCTGATGATGTATATGATTATCCTTACGATAAACTTGAATTGCAGGAAAAGCAGACAAAACAATCAAGAGATTTCATGGAGGATAAAATATCGAGTGATATTACCAATAAATATAATGATATGGTTTTAAAGCAAATTGATATAGATAAATTAAAAAGAAACTTGGAATTAAAGAAAAATGATTTAACTTATTTAAAAGGAAAGCTGTCGCTCGGAATGGCAACAGAGAATCAAGTTACTGATACTGAGGTTGAATTAAAATCATTACAAGATGATATAACAGCAAAGGAAAATGCTTTAAGTGATGCTAAAGATTATTTCAAAGTGTTAACTGATTTAGATTTAAAGAATACTTACATACTTGATTATGATATGGATTATGTAAAATTCAAAATAGATGGCTCAGTTGAGGAATATATAGATGATAAGCTTAACAGTTATTTTGAATATGATGATAAAATATTAGATTTAACTAAGGACTATCTGAAAGATTTGAAGGACGAAGGAATAAAAGACATTATGAATAAAGATATACCAATAGCACCTAAACAATCCGATTATATTACAACTGATGCTAATGGTAATACTACATTAGATTCTGGTGGGCTTGCTTTGGCGTCAATAGCATATGAACAAAAGGAATTAAAGTATTATACAGATCTTAAGAATTATGAAGCTTATCTAGATGGTAAATACAGTTACGATGAATCAAAAGTTAAGTTAGATGATACGAAAAAGAGTCTTAAAAATATATTAAAACAAAATTACTCAACATTACTTGATATAGAAAATAAAATAGATAACTTAAAAGAACAGATTAATTCAACAAATACTAAACTTAAATTTGCAAAAGCTCAAGTAGATATGGGATTAATGCTACAAAATGATTATGATAAACAAGTTATAGCAAGTGAAGAATTGGATACTGCTTTAAGAAAACTTATTTATATTCATAATAACTTAAGAGATAGTATTCAAAAGCCATGGATATTAAGTAACTAA
- a CDS encoding TetR/AcrR family transcriptional regulator: MTNNKTLDLRIRRTHKLLFDALTLLLSEKSFDNITITDICEKAMVHRTTFYKHFEDKYHLLDSLISQLVQNFEEKSTEQTPVDNPRQYYVNLFRLLLEHMQENIKMYSVGLLNNGSTIKVLQKIVVGRTKSRLESDEANGLIFLIPAPILSEFYSSSMVSLAIWWLENNMPLSIDEMVRYGDMLIDKLDTTDK, translated from the coding sequence ATGACTAATAATAAAACTCTTGATTTAAGAATAAGAAGGACACATAAACTATTATTTGATGCTTTAACACTTTTACTTTCTGAAAAAAGCTTCGACAATATCACCATTACTGACATCTGTGAGAAGGCAATGGTCCATCGAACTACATTTTATAAACATTTTGAAGATAAATATCATTTGCTTGATTCTTTAATTAGTCAATTAGTCCAAAATTTCGAAGAAAAAAGCACTGAACAAACTCCAGTTGATAATCCAAGGCAATACTATGTAAATTTATTTAGACTTCTATTAGAACATATGCAAGAAAATATAAAGATGTATTCAGTCGGCCTATTAAATAATGGTTCCACAATAAAAGTGCTTCAAAAAATAGTAGTTGGACGTACAAAATCTAGATTGGAAAGTGACGAAGCTAATGGACTAATATTTTTAATCCCTGCGCCAATTCTTTCAGAATTTTATTCTTCTTCAATGGTTAGTTTAGCCATTTGGTGGCTTGAAAATAATATGCCTCTAAGTATTGATGAAATGGTTAGATATGGAGATATGTTGATTGACAAATTGGATACAACTGATAAATAG
- a CDS encoding LysR family transcriptional regulator has translation MMNFLNLEYFLTAAEELNFTKAAKKLFISQQSLSSHISKLENDLGVELFNRTVPLTLTPAGKSLVKNALRILDLKEQSVKELADIKDFKRGDLFIGASHTRGRAFLPEILPYYNEKFPNINLHLLEGNSKELDAALLKGDVDLIIGMLPFNVENVEMVPLCNEEVLMVVPDNILVKYFPNNYMEVKQKLEKDMDITLLKDCPFLMVNAKNRVRIIADEMFNEKEIKPNIILETESIETVLALSVKGMGITFYPKTLMNNKDLIFDKNTITGVNLYHLKYNKTHGTLAIGYQKNRYVSQALKEFIELAKDKYGNIE, from the coding sequence ATGATGAATTTTCTTAATTTAGAGTATTTTTTAACAGCAGCAGAAGAGCTGAATTTTACAAAAGCGGCAAAAAAATTGTTTATTTCTCAACAGTCATTAAGTTCTCATATTTCAAAATTGGAGAATGATTTGGGGGTTGAATTATTTAATCGTACAGTGCCATTAACATTGACACCAGCGGGGAAAAGTTTAGTGAAAAATGCCTTAAGAATTTTGGATTTAAAAGAGCAGTCAGTAAAGGAATTGGCAGATATTAAAGATTTCAAACGTGGAGATTTGTTTATTGGAGCTTCACATACAAGAGGACGAGCCTTTTTGCCAGAAATTCTTCCTTATTATAATGAAAAGTTTCCTAATATTAATTTACATTTACTTGAAGGAAACTCAAAGGAACTAGATGCAGCTTTATTAAAAGGTGACGTAGATTTAATAATAGGAATGTTACCTTTTAATGTTGAAAATGTAGAGATGGTTCCACTTTGTAATGAAGAAGTTCTTATGGTTGTTCCAGATAATATATTAGTTAAATATTTTCCTAATAATTATATGGAAGTAAAACAAAAACTTGAAAAAGATATGGATATTACATTACTAAAAGATTGCCCATTTCTAATGGTTAATGCTAAAAATAGAGTTAGAATTATTGCAGATGAAATGTTTAATGAAAAAGAAATAAAACCTAATATTATATTGGAGACAGAAAGCATTGAAACAGTGCTGGCACTTTCAGTTAAAGGAATGGGAATTACTTTTTATCCCAAAACCTTAATGAATAATAAAGATTTAATATTCGATAAGAATACAATTACTGGAGTTAATCTCTATCATCTGAAGTATAACAAAACTCATGGTACATTAGCTATTGGATACCAAAAAAATCGGTATGTATCTCAAGCTTTAAAAGAATTTATTGAGCTTGCAAAAGATAAGTACGGAAATATAGAATAA
- a CDS encoding acetolactate synthase large subunit, which yields MGTEKNEKVQLNTAQLLVKCLEAEGVEYIFGIPGEENLEVMNAIEGSSIKFITTRHEQGAAFMADLYGRLTGKAGVCLSTLGPGATNLVTGVADAHSDGAPVVAITGQVGTERMHITSHQFLDLCKMFEPITKRSKQIVRPDTVNEIVRIAFKYAESEKPGACHIDLPVNISKMPVSICEKPLEKKIPPKEYAALASIEEAASEIFKARNPVILAGSGAIRNNAAKAVTEFASNLKIPVINTMMAKGIIPFDNIYSMWTIGIPQKDYVNKVIEDADLVVTIGYDIVEYAPAKWNVNGDTKIVHVDTRPSHINKLYQPIVEVVGDISDALYNIMRRTSRKEEPVDALKIKEKMVNEHQIYAEDESFPMKPQKILSDVRKVMGPHDIVVSDVGAHKMWIARHYNCYEPNTCIISNGFATMGIGVPGAIAAKLINPSKKVLAIVGDGGFMMNNQEIETALRIGTPIVVLIFNDRNYGLIKWKQEDQYGKSCYVEFTNPDFVKMAESMYAKGYRVEKSEDLIPILEEAFKQDVPVIIDCQVDYRENTKLTKHLAEVYKNL from the coding sequence ATGGGGACAGAAAAAAATGAAAAAGTTCAATTAAATACAGCACAGCTGTTAGTTAAATGCTTGGAAGCAGAAGGAGTAGAATATATTTTTGGAATTCCAGGAGAGGAAAACTTAGAAGTAATGAATGCTATTGAAGGGTCAAGTATTAAGTTTATTACGACTCGTCATGAACAAGGGGCTGCATTTATGGCTGATTTATATGGACGGTTAACAGGTAAAGCAGGAGTATGCTTATCAACACTTGGTCCAGGGGCAACTAATTTAGTAACAGGAGTAGCAGATGCACATAGCGATGGTGCCCCTGTAGTTGCAATTACTGGACAGGTTGGAACTGAAAGAATGCATATAACATCGCATCAATTTTTAGATCTTTGTAAAATGTTTGAACCAATTACTAAGAGAAGTAAGCAAATTGTTAGACCAGATACAGTAAATGAAATTGTAAGAATCGCTTTCAAATATGCTGAAAGCGAAAAACCTGGAGCCTGTCATATCGATTTACCTGTAAATATTTCAAAGATGCCTGTAAGTATTTGTGAAAAACCATTAGAAAAGAAAATTCCACCAAAAGAATATGCAGCCTTAGCATCAATAGAGGAAGCTGCAAGTGAGATATTTAAAGCAAGAAATCCAGTTATATTAGCTGGAAGTGGAGCTATTCGGAATAATGCTGCAAAAGCAGTTACAGAATTCGCAAGTAATTTAAAGATTCCAGTAATAAATACTATGATGGCAAAAGGAATAATTCCTTTTGATAATATATATTCAATGTGGACAATAGGAATTCCGCAGAAAGATTATGTAAATAAAGTTATTGAGGATGCTGATTTAGTAGTCACAATTGGTTATGATATCGTAGAATATGCACCAGCAAAATGGAATGTAAATGGAGATACTAAGATTGTTCATGTTGATACAAGACCATCACACATCAATAAGCTTTACCAGCCAATAGTTGAAGTAGTTGGTGATATTTCAGATGCTTTATATAATATAATGAGAAGAACATCTAGAAAAGAAGAGCCAGTTGATGCACTAAAAATCAAAGAAAAAATGGTTAATGAACATCAAATCTATGCAGAAGATGAAAGTTTTCCAATGAAACCTCAGAAAATCTTAAGTGATGTCAGAAAAGTAATGGGACCCCATGATATTGTGGTTTCAGATGTTGGTGCGCATAAGATGTGGATTGCAAGGCATTATAATTGCTATGAGCCAAACACCTGTATAATTTCTAATGGTTTTGCAACAATGGGAATAGGAGTTCCAGGTGCAATTGCAGCAAAATTAATAAATCCTAGCAAGAAAGTTTTAGCAATTGTTGGTGATGGTGGTTTTATGATGAATAATCAGGAAATAGAAACAGCACTTCGTATAGGTACTCCGATTGTCGTTTTAATTTTTAACGATAGAAATTACGGGTTAATAAAATGGAAACAAGAGGATCAGTACGGTAAGAGCTGCTATGTAGAATTTACAAATCCAGACTTTGTTAAAATGGCCGAAAGTATGTATGCAAAGGGATATAGAGTGGAAAAGTCAGAAGACTTAATACCAATTTTAGAGGAAGCCTTTAAGCAAGATGTGCCAGTAATTATTGATTGTCAGGTTGATTATAGAGAAAATACAAAGTTAACAAAGCATTTAGCAGAAGTATATAAGAATCTTTAA
- a CDS encoding IS3 family transposase, with amino-acid sequence MSKKLFSDEEIKSLSKNRYVKSVSKRGITYTDEFKILFIAERSKGKLPIHIFQDAEFDIDVIGNNRIWCASKRWRNAYNESGELGLRDSRKLNSGRPLKRELTVEEIIAKKDAEIAYWKAEAELLKKIELQERQVKNSKLSASSIFVIIQHIILTYNYKNMVSHLCEVALVSRSGYYNYLKSTGKRNRREEKDLELKDIILKAFNHRGYKKGSRSIKMVLENEFNLIINRKCIQRIMRKYNIECPIRKANPYRRMMKATHEHTVVPNILNREFKQDLVGKVLLTDITYLTYGASNRAYLSTIKDASTNEILSYQLSNSLTLDIATETIKKLMKNHKNLLNKDAFIHSDQGVHYTSPRFQKLLKKYKIGQSMSRRGNCWDNAPQESFFGHMKDEIDLKSCSTFEELEASIDNYMEYYNNYRYQWGLKKLAPVQYRNQLIAA; translated from the coding sequence ATGAGTAAAAAATTATTTTCAGATGAAGAAATTAAAAGTTTATCAAAAAATAGATATGTTAAATCTGTAAGTAAACGTGGAATTACATATACAGATGAATTTAAAATATTGTTTATCGCTGAGCGTAGCAAGGGAAAACTACCTATTCATATTTTTCAAGATGCTGAATTTGATATAGATGTTATTGGAAATAATAGAATTTGGTGTGCAAGTAAAAGATGGCGTAATGCTTATAATGAATCAGGAGAGCTTGGTCTAAGAGATTCTAGAAAATTAAACAGTGGTCGTCCACTTAAACGTGAACTAACCGTTGAAGAAATAATAGCCAAAAAGGATGCAGAAATTGCTTATTGGAAAGCTGAGGCAGAACTATTAAAAAAAATCGAGCTGCAAGAAAGGCAGGTGAAAAATAGTAAACTAAGTGCATCATCAATCTTTGTAATAATACAACATATAATTTTGACATATAACTATAAAAATATGGTTTCACATTTATGCGAAGTAGCTTTAGTATCTAGATCAGGCTATTATAATTATTTAAAATCAACAGGCAAACGTAATCGTAGAGAAGAAAAGGATTTAGAATTGAAGGATATCATTCTTAAAGCATTTAATCATAGGGGCTACAAGAAAGGTTCTCGTTCTATAAAAATGGTGTTAGAGAATGAATTTAATCTTATAATAAATCGAAAATGTATACAACGAATCATGAGAAAATATAATATTGAGTGCCCAATTAGAAAAGCTAACCCTTATCGTAGAATGATGAAAGCTACTCATGAGCATACTGTTGTACCTAATATTTTAAATAGAGAATTCAAGCAAGATTTGGTCGGAAAAGTTTTATTAACAGATATAACTTATTTAACATATGGAGCATCCAATAGGGCTTATTTGTCAACTATTAAAGATGCTTCAACAAATGAAATTCTTTCATATCAGCTTTCCAATAGCCTTACATTAGATATAGCTACCGAAACTATTAAAAAGTTGATGAAAAATCACAAAAATTTACTAAATAAAGATGCCTTTATTCATTCGGATCAAGGAGTTCATTATACTAGTCCTAGATTTCAAAAACTTCTTAAAAAATATAAAATTGGTCAGTCTATGTCTAGGCGCGGAAATTGTTGGGATAATGCCCCGCAGGAATCATTTTTTGGTCATATGAAAGATGAAATTGACTTAAAAAGTTGTTCAACATTTGAAGAATTAGAAGCTTCAATTGATAACTATATGGAGTATTATAATAATTATAGATATCAGTGGGGACTTAAAAAGCTGGCTCCTGTACAATACAGAAACCAGCTCATAGCTGCCTAG